The Pogona vitticeps strain Pit_001003342236 chromosome 3, PviZW2.1, whole genome shotgun sequence genome includes a window with the following:
- the LOC140705863 gene encoding uncharacterized protein LOC140705863 gives MPLTRSQMAEMSEVKDPQIDQGSEDEFGSVQGDSTGEQNPELRKLLIAQQHELRMRQFEMEEREREEREREKQRQFELERERERMEKEERLERQRIELELQREKMAFELKKLELMNQNNNNNRDSEGGQLSKADLKKFPVYHKGDCPEVFFSLVERAFVDFSVRETEKMTIMRSLISGSLAEVYAEMPEELMKDFAEFKKLVFARHGINAEQLRQRFRSLTKKPEQTFTQVGAQLVRLLEKWLSQEGTETYEQLKDLIALEQFYSVLHGELKFQVRERKPKSVAEAAEIADFISQIRKPLGEGKSVGKPKETYSKYSQGPGKSQQGGGAHGEGKPSDMKLRPQILEGKPKQDERESKYTRKCYFCQGKGHLISECEKLKQLKGMVPQESSGTKPKAVFCVQKEQGSVSLREPVAMATQSGTATSADQAEENGPLIEVKRCLLVKTDSQLFETAGVDVGILDRQYRGLRDTCSQVTLCHPDIIPREFIIPNESMKVAGIEGQVISLPVAEVPVNFQGWRGDWRLAISSTLPAAVLVGNDLAEHVKRVLVITRSQATTGTVQGGNDEPETEAEGSSEAVVETLTTDSRFGQEQKADATLQKCFEQVTDAQLTPETPVRFLEKKGVLYRETLRNISKGGDGIRSQLVVPEKYRPMILQRGHSDMSAAHLGVKGPLDLIKQNWEQITQDDPQDVVTYIDTLMNDLRRNLELAAENLQAQKVRQKTWYDHKARERHFDPGEEVLWLRPCRENKLQLKWAGPYRVISKMSDLNYLIEQEENQARRVVHVNALKPYYRGEQRVLFAIKAAESEEAELPFWEGRGEVKCNPEEVKISPALTQDQQQELKMLLSKYQQVFSNKPGIVKGVMHRIHTGDAPPQAVSPYRVTGPYRDKVRKELDEMLRENIIVPSSSPWSSPIVLVDKPDGSIRFCVDYRKLNRVTTPDAYPMPRLDNLIETIGGCRFISSLDLVKGYWQLRIDPRDQEKTAFCSPFGLYEFRVLSFGLRNAPATFQRLMDQTLAGLSDFTVAYIDDIGIFSNTWEDHLIHLELVLQRLSAAGLTVKASKCQLGSPEIKYLGHMVGGGMIKPLEAKIEAVRDWPRPNTKKKVKSFLGLVGYYRKFIPRFSEIAAPLTDLTRKTADDRIPWTSDCEAAFQRLKEALINYPVLRAPDFDREFIIYTDASNSGVGAVLCQEDENGDQHPVSYLSRKLQKGERHLATVEKECLAIVYAIQKAKPYIWGRHFILCTDHSPLQWLKTMKTHNSKLMRWALNLQDYDFEVKVVRGSVNCVADALSRRPEE, from the coding sequence atgcccttgactcgaagccagatggccgaaatgagtgaagtgaaagacccccagattgaccaaggttctgaggatgaatttggctcagtgcaaggtgacagcacaggagagcagaacccagaacttagaaaattgctcatagcccaacagcatgaactgaggatgaggcaatttgaaatggaggaaagggaaagagaagaaagggaaagagagaaacagcggcaatttgaattagagagagagagagagagaatggagaaggaagaaagattagagagacagagaattgaattggaattgcagagagagaaaatggcgtttgaattaaaaaaattggaactgatgaatcagaacaataataataatagggattctgagggaggccaattgtctaaagctgacctgaagaaattccctgtgtaccacaagggagattgtcctgaggtgttcttttccttagtggaaagagcgtttgtggacttctcagtgagggaaactgagaagatgaccatcatgcgatctttaatcagtggtagcctggctgaggtttatgccgagatgcctgaggaactgatgaaagattttgcagagtttaaaaaactggtgtttgccagacatgggataaatgcggagcagctgagacaaagattcaggtccctcaccaagaaaccagaacagacttttacccaagtgggggcccaattggtgaggctgcttgagaaatggctatctcaggaggggacagagacctatgagcagcttaaagacttgatagcgctggaacagttctattcagtcctgcatggggaattgaaattccaggtgagggaaaggaaaccgaaatctgtggcagaagccgcagagatcgcagattttatttctcaaataagaaagcccttgggtgaggggaaatctgtgggtaaacccaaagaaacctacagcaagtactctcagggaccagggaaaagccagcaagggggaggggcccatggtgaagggaagccctcagacatgaaactaagacctcagattttggagggaaaaccaaaacaagatgagagagaatcaaaatacaccagaaaatgttatttctgtcagggaaagggtcatctaatctcagagtgtgagaaattaaagcagctaaaaggaatggtgcctcaggagtctagtgggaccaagccaaaagctgtgttctgtgtccagaaagagcaaggctcagtgtcactgagggagcctgttgccatggctactcagtctggaacagctacctctgctgatcaggctgaggaaaatggtcctcttatagaggtaaagcgctgcttgctggtgaaaacagattctcagttgtttgagacagcaggggtggacgtaggaatacttgaccgtcagtatagggggctgcgggacacttgttcccaggtaaccctgtgccatccagatattattcctagggagtttataatcccaaatgagagcatgaaggtggcagggattgaggggcaggtaatctctctgccagtagcagaggtacctgtcaactttcaaggctggaggggagattggcggctagcgatttcatcgactctgccagcagccgtgctcgtgggaaatgacctggctgaacatgtgaaacgggtgctagtgattacacgctcacaagccaccacagggacagttcaggggggtaatgatgagccagagacggaagcagaggggagttcagaagctgtggtggaaaccttaaccacagacagcagatttggacaggagcaaaaggcagacgccactctccaaaagtgttttgaacaggtgactgacgcccagctaacacctgaaaccccagtgagatttctggagaaaaagggggttttatatagagaaaccctgaggaatatctcaaaagggggagatgggatcagaagtcagctggtggtacctgaaaagtatcgccccatgatcttacaaaggggtcactctgacatgtctgctgcacacttaggggtgaaagggccccttgatttgatcaaacaaaattgggagcagatcacccaggatgacccacaagacgttgtgacttacatagacaccttgatgaatgacctaaggagaaatctagagctggcagcagaaaacctgcaagctcagaaggtcagacagaaaacatggtatgaccacaaagctagagagaggcactttgacccaggggaggaagtgctttggcttaggccctgcagagagaataaactgcagctcaaatgggcaggaccatatagggtcatttccaagatgtcagacctgaactacctaatagagcaggaggagaaccaagcaaggagggtggttcatgtgaatgccctaaaaccctactacagaggggaacagagggttttattcgcgataaaagcagctgagagtgaggaagctgaattacccttctgggagggtagaggggaagtaaaatgcaacccagaggaggtaaagatcagtcctgcactcacccaagaccagcagcaagaactaaaaatgctgcttagtaaatatcaacaggtgttttccaacaagccggggatagtgaagggagtgatgcatcggatccacacaggggatgcacccccgcaggcagtatccccataccgagtaacgggaccctatagggacaaggtgcggaaggagctggacgagatgctgagggagaacataatcgtcccctcttctagtccttggtcctctccgatagtccttgtggacaagcctgatgggagcattaggttttgtgttgattacaggaaattaaaccgtgtaaccactcctgatgcctacccaatgcccaggctagacaacctgattgaaaccatagggggttgtcggttcatctcatcattggacctggtaaagggatattggcaattaagaattgatcccagggatcaagaaaagactgccttttgcagcccttttggtctctatgagtttcgagtcctgagctttggtctcagaaatgcaccagccacattccaaaggctgatggaccagaccttggcagggctcagtgactttacagtggcctacattgacgacatagggatcttcagtaatacctgggaagatcacctgatacacctggagttagtgctgcagaggttaagtgcagcagggctaacagtaaaggccagcaagtgtcagctgggtagcccagaaataaaatacttgggtcacatggtagggggaggaatgataaaacccctggaggccaaaatagaagctgttcgtgattggcccagacccaacaccaagaaaaaagtcaaatcatttcttgggttggtgggctactacagaaagttcatcccgaggtttagcgagattgcggctccgctgaccgatctgacgaggaagacggctgatgaccgcatcccgtggaccagcgactgtgaggcggcgttccagaggttgaaggaggcgctcatcaactatccagtcctgcgtgctccagacttcgaccgggagttcatcatctacaccgatgcgtctaacagcggggtaggagcagttctgtgccaggaggatgagaatggtgaccagcatccagtgtcctacctgagtaggaaacttcaaaaaggtgagagacatttggcaaccgtggagaaggagtgtttggccatagtctacgcgatccagaaggccaagccttacatctggggaagacattttattctgtgtactgaccattcaccattgcaatggttaaagacaatgaaaacccacaatagcaaacttatgaggtgggctttaaacctacaggactatgactttgaagtgaaggtggtcagagggtcagtgaactgtgttgctgacgccttatcaagaagacctgaagaatga